The sequence CCCACAAAGGTGTTTAGAACGGCCCAATGTTTCCGCGGCTCCAAGTCATTACAcaatctcttcttttttttcccccacatGGTGGAAGGCATATCATGAATCTGAAGATCAAATTCATGGACCTGGAAGCCTCGCGAGGCACTAGTACCACCATAATCCAGTCATCAAATGTGCCTTCCCGCGGTTCTGAGGAAATTCTGGCGATTTTATCAATTCAAATGGGCTGTAGCTTTCTCCAGGGTCTCCATGACGAAAGGTTTTGCATTAAGCacaaaaggaaaagcaaTGATGTCTTTTTCCTGGCGGCTCTCAATTTGATGGACGGATTCGGCTCAGCTGGTAGGCTGGGCCCAATCACGCCAGAGGGCGCACGATGCCCAAAGCCACACGCATTCGTGCCCAACGCCCATGCACATCAGGACCGACCGGCTGGTGGCAAGTCGATCTGGCAGCAGCATTTCATTTGATGGAAAGGCATGTGGCCTTGATGTTAGGCAGGGCGGTTCTGCGGACAGGCGGTAAAAGCTTTCATCATAGTTTCATTAGTTTTGCCCGCAGTCTTCCCTTGTCCGTTGACTGGTGCATCCCTTATTTGGCGAGATGGTGTGTATTGGCGACAGCATTCGCATACCTATCCGCCggcccccccctcttcctcaccTTTGGCAGGGTTCTGCAAACTCTATCACGACCTTTCTGCAGTCTGCTGTATGCATTGCCGAGTCCACGAGGTTCACAGATTGATCACCAGGGATCTTCTCTGCTGACCGCCGAGTCTCGTGGATCTTGGAGAAATTGTCTGTCTCCCTGTGCGTCCAGCCAAAGTCAGACTGCCACACTGACGCAGATCCACTGAAGGTTCAAGTGGAGATCGACAACCACTCGACCCAAAGAGGGCACAGACTGGGAGGCAATCCGAGCTGTGGCCAGGAACCAGCCCAACCCTCGTCTCAATGTGGTGTGAGGAGTCTGAGGACTGCTGTCCGTCGGCTCTCCATGTCTTTGAGAGTATCTAGCCGGGGACGTCCAATTTCAAGTCATGCCCCTGATTTTGTACGATGTGTACCTAGGCCACGATCAACCCGTGCACACGATTTAAGGTTGCCCCAGTGAGGCCCAGTGTTCAACAACCGACTGGGAAATGATCACTGTATCCGCGCCCGGTGGGCTACAAGCAGGACGTTAGAAAGACAAATATTGTTAGAGACTTCTGGACATAGGTAGCGATGTGCTACTGCGCTGGACAATTATACACAGTTACACACCACACACTCACAGTCAGCAGCTCCCTGAAAAGGACCAACAGGGGGGACCAAGTCGCCATGGTCATCTTGAAAGGTCACACAGGCTCCTCGCCAGTCTAAGCCCAATGAGACCGTGCATGCTTCAAGCGAGCAAGACTGGCCGTCGCCGTGCAAGGCGAAAATGGGCTCGACCAGAGCGGTTAAGTGAGGCGGTTGGTGGGTGGGGACAGTCGTGGCACCAACGGATCAGCCCAAAAGGAGGCCCCCCCTCTCAGTCTCCTCCACCATTAAGGGAGCGAAGAACCCAATCTGCAGAGTGCATCAGACTGCAGTCAAAAGACAGTTGGGCCGTCTTttgagaagggggggggagggaaggaagagaaggggggggagggaagatgTGTGATGatgttttttcttctgcgCTGAGGATGAACCGGGGTGTATAGCGTCCAGCTGTTCAgtgtacagtactgtaagGATCTTCGCCTCTGTCAAAGTAAACAATCAGGTACCACTGGGCCGCAGCTGATGCCACTCGGGTACAACTGTCCGTGGGCTCAGGCTGTAGTCGAAGCGTGTACAGTTACACTCACAGTACGCACGACACTTGACCTGGTCCACTTTAGTGCGCCCCTctgcccttcttttctttcccccccatcCTCCGTCGCTGCTGTCACttacttcttcctctcctcttcctttctccatcatccgACCAACCCTTCTATTACCACtactctccctcctcctcctcctcctcctcccccccctctttctcttcttctctctcctcatcgtctGTCTTCGGAAATCACAATTCTTCAGCATCCGTGGATACGAGTGGATAGGACAGTGTAGCCCGCACTGAACGTCAGCCCCAGGAAACCCAAGAGGATCTTACCACCCCTCTGTGCTTGACCCGTCATCCACACAACCCACAAAGCCTTGCAAGACTTGATTCAGTCGCTCGGCTTGGCTGTGACCAAAATCTGGAGACCTCTTTTTCGCCAATCAGTTCAGGATATACCGTCTTTGTTTCGTGTTCCAGAGCCCCACGGACCAAAAGGATTGTCCAGGCGTGTTTGTTTTTGTCCTGAACCCCTTTTGGACGCCATTCGGCCagcacgaccaccaccaggACATACTCCCATATAGGAAAATCTTGAAACACACCTTCAGGCCATCTATCCCAGGATTGTACTCCAGATTTGACAAGAGCCCGACAATTAAGCACTTTCCGGTTCATTTGAGATAAGGAAAGAGACTCTGGTCGCCCCCTTCTTTTGTTCGCGCGCCGAGCATCTCATTAGAAGACCTGCTCTGTACAATCAATTCATTCCCCGGATTCAGACACTCGCATTcagctcttcttccaaggaATTTCTCAGCATCTGCCACGGAccgcttttctttttccttgtcaACCTTTGGCCATCCGGAATAAATCACACTTGATCCACACAGGGCATTTCATCCGGATATCACCTCAGAGCTTCCATAATGACAGGCCGTCAAAATGAGTACTTTGTGCCGGGCGACGGTATCAACCGCGAGGTGATCCAAGCAGATATTTGCCGCTACCTTGGGAATGATGCGCTCGTGAGGCCTGGCAACCACAGTGTCCGTCTCCTTTCCCTATGTTTCCACGTTTCTGCTCCGTAAACCCGACCACAAGTAAACTGACATAATGCAGGGTCGCCAAGGATTCTTCATTCGTGCCTATCGAAACCTCACATCGGTAAGTGATGAGCACTGAACAAGCATCTCCTTGTTtcaacagagagagagaaactgGTGACTGATCGCGCAATGAATTTAGGAAATGATTGCTGATCTCAAGGCCGACTCCGCCCGCTGGGAGGCGGAGGCCTCGCGTGAAGCTGAGGCAGGCCACCCGAGAGGGAGTTACATTCACTATGTGAAACCATCTCCGGCCCCTAACAATGTCCCATCGAACTATGCCACCTCGGCCATTCACGAGGTTCGCCAACAACAGGGGCCTTCCCCAACCACATACAATGCTGCTCCTGTTCAGCCCTACATGGATCCTTACACCCAGGGTCCTTATAATGGAGGCCAGAGTGCCCCTTATCCCACCCCTGCTTATACGTCTACTCATTCTCCCTACGGACAAGGCCAAGCTCCATACCCTCCACCTCAAGTCACATACTCTGGCTCTCAGCCCCCAATTGTGACCACAGCCGACATTCATCCCTCTTCATATACTTACTCCGCCAGTGGTCCCAGCTACAGCGGGTATGACAGTGGTTCCCGCAATGCTCCCAGGTATCCCGGGCCAGGCTATGATGACTCGGACTACTCTCCCGTATCTTCCGGTATTGGATATTCTGCCTCAACATCGTCCGTGGATGTACGGATGACCGGTTCAATGGAGCCCAGATATACGCCGGAGTATGAGCGCAGTAGACCCCAACCTACCAGGGAACGGGAGCCTCACCGCGGACGGCGATAaatgacaagaaaaaaaaattctgAATAAAGATCTAAGCAACTTTGCATTGGCACGATGTGATGAACCATTCCGTCCAAACTCCATTTTTCCttgcttctctttctcgtGTGATTCGTCCGACGCATCTCCAAACATCTTTTCTCTTCACGCCAATTACGGGCGGGTTCAAAAGACAAATCCCAGGATCTCGGGTATCATCCATTTGCTTCTGATGCTGTCGCAAAGATAGGCCCATGACATTCTCTCTGGCTGTGTTGATGCGATTGTGGTGCCTCCCCCTGCTACTCCGGATGTTTGTTCGAGCTGATCGAGACGCTCAATTCCTCAACCGCCACTGCCTGCAACCTTGCAGCTGGCATAATGATCGTCGGATTATCATGGACGCAAACCTCGCCCCTTCTGCCCGACGGGCCTcgcgttttctctctcatGGACTGGAACCCCACTCAAATGGAATTATCTCTGCTTCATTTGTTTCGAACCCCCCTTAATGATTTTCCGACTTTGAGATGCCCTCCGTTGGATGTTCTCATCCCCCTTCCATTCGCCTGTGAGGGAAGGAGCGTCTCGAACATATGCTTCGTGGATCTCACCGGATGGAGCCCTTTGTGACAGACAGCTCCACGATGGAGTCCCGACCGGATCTGATAATGACAGCTTCGGCTTCCAATTGTCactttttgttcttgatcgTTTtatctgttttttttttggataaCTCTTTGGCAAAAGGTGTTCTGGATAACATGTGATTAGCATCTGCTCTATGTTTATGATTTTTTTGGAGATGTCTGTCTTGAGTGAATGCGGACGTTTATGTCCACATGTTTGACCGTTGACTTTGTgtttgccctttttttttctcttctgtGCAAATGCTGCCTGCCAGAAGTTATTGGAGCAGACTGCTTCGAGCACGATGCCGATGGACCATACATGTAGATATGAGCATTTCAGGCGTTTTCCCCATGTTTGTGGCTAATGCCCACCATTGGTACTTTTTAACCACAATGATACCGGATATTGGGAACCGTCCAATCAAATCTTTCTGGTTATTTTGGTTAAAACTTGACTGCCACGGTGGACTGATTGGAGAATATTCTGCAGTTCTCACATGGCTACTTGGTTTACCCTTTCTGTGTGGTTCTCGAAGTACTGATGAATTGTACCCAGATGTGAGCAACCTTAAGAGAATCTGTTTCTGCCGGGCTCCTCGGACTGGCTTTCGATCAACGTTATTCCTCCAACTCGATGAGGCATTCGTGGCGATCATCTGGACTCAGAAAGAGatcctttccccctcaaTTGAATACTACACGATGCGAGAATCATGACAGACGTATTGAacaggagaaaaaaaagcgaaaGTGCATTGGCTGAATGATCACCACTGAAGCATAGTACATACATCGCAGCACATGGATCTCAATATTCGGATATATCGAGTGCGCATACAAATAAGAATTGGTATCAAAGGGCCTGGTCTTGCGGAGAAGATATCAATCGACGAAGACGCGGTAGTGCCTTcgggaaaagaaatgacTGCAGGTAGCATCGTTTCACTTCCCCCCGATTTTGTTGTTCGTCGGCTGTATATCCCCGGTCATAAAGGTGGGCTGAGGTATGCAAGAGCGATCTTTTGCTTATATGTGTGGCTCTTGGTGCTGCAGTTGATAGGCAGCCTCTTAGTCCTCGTAACCCTTGGGCACCACGCGGGGGCCCTTGGGGACTGTCCAGTGATGGGTCGCGGTTAGTCATGGCATGTCATGTCATAGCAGCAATTCGTTCTTTGGTTTCAATTGAAGCTCGAAGCTTCACGAGTCACTTCCACATGGGACGGCAGCGGCTTACTTGGGTATGTCATGGGAATTGGCTCCGGGTCAACATCACCCAGCGCGCGGCGAAGTGGGGGCAGAGTGACGAGCGCAACGGGGCCCATGGAGCCGATGATGAGGGAGTAGAAGATGGCGGGCTTCTCGTGCGAGGCCCAGCGGAGGTACCGCAGGGGAGTAGACCAGAATTGAGGAGTAGACATGGTGACTTGAGTTGGATCGAGGAACGACGGAGCGGGTCGGCACGGAGTTTTTTGGCGCGCGGGAAGTCGATTGGTGACGGGTCAAACAGACACAAGAGTGATGAATGCAGAGGGATGAATCCGATCCAAgagctccagctccaataAGAGTCACTGATCGCGAGTGCGCGGCGGGCAGGCGTTGAAAATTCGGGGTTCGTGGGGAAAGAGGTGAGGTTGGACGTTTCGGAGATGCGATGGAGCCAGGCAAGTCTTGGCACGGCTGCCGATTAACACGTCGCCCTTTTGGGGAATCTATACATCCTCCGCCCACgtccccctcctccaacgTTTGTCCCTGTTTGGCCTTTCTGTGCCACCTTTTTCCTATCCAATACCTCTGTTCTCGGCATTCACTCCGCCCCGCGGAATCAGTGCAAGATGCGGTGGTGCCTTGCGTTGCTTCTCTGCGGCTTCTTGGCCGTGGTCAACGCTTTGAGTAGCTCCGGCAGCCGCCTGTTGGTTGTCTTGGACGAATCCACAGACCAGAGCGCCTACTCGACGTTATGGTCTGATTTGAAGGGTAGGAGAATCATTGGTCATTCTCAATGGTTGGGGAGTGGTTCTAATTCGTCGATTAGGTCGCGGATACGATGTTTCTTTCGAGTCACCCAAGAGCGACAAGCTGTCCCTCTTCAAGCATGGCGCACGAGCTTACGACCACCTTCTTATCCTTCCTCCCAAGTCCAAAGGTGGGATCTAGATGACTTTCGGGGCTCTTCCGTGTATCAATTGACTGATTGTCACAGGTCTCGGCCCCAATCTGACCCCAAAGAATATCCTGGAATTCCTGAACAAAGATGGCAACATCCTCCTCGCACTCTCCGGCAAGGCGGCCACGTCCAGCGCCATCAGCtcgcttctccttgaggTTGACATTCAGCTCTCGAGCGATCGCTCCTCCATTGTTGTCGATCACTTCAACTATGACACCGTCTCCGCGGCGGACAAGCATGacgtcctccttctccagcgACAGGGTTCCTTGCGCCCAGATGTCAAGGCCTTTTTTGACGGCGAGGGCGTCGTCGCTCTGCCCCGTGTCGCTCCTCAGACTCTGGGAAGCGACAGCAATCTTGTGTCACCCATTCTCCGTGCTCCGGCCACGGCTTACGCATACAACCCGAAGGAGGAAATGCCTGCGCCTGAGGACATTGAGGTGACTGGTTCTCAGCTGAATGTTGTCTCTGCCATGCAAGCCCGCAACTCTGCCCGTTTCACCGTCCTTGGCTCCGTCGAGGCCCTGGAGGACCAGTGGTTCTCTGCATCAGTTCAGGCCCCCGGTGGCAAGAAGACCACCACCGTGAACCGCGAATTCGCCAAGCAATTGACAGCTTGGGCCTTCAAGGAGACCGGTGTCCTCAGGGTTGAAAAGATCGAGCACTATCTTGCCACCGATGGTGAGGTTGTCCCGGAAAACCTGAACCCAAAGATCTACCGGATCAAGAACGAGACCGTACGTGAACTTCAGCCTCAAGATTTAGGGAGAGTCCCAAGGACTTAACTCATTGATTGATTTTAGGTCTTCAACATCGAGGTTTCTGAATACAGCTACGATAAGTGGGTACCGTTCGAGGTCCCTAACGGGGACGAGCTGCAGCTGGAATTCACCATGCTTTCGCCCTTCCACCGCCTCGCTTTGAAGCCTGTGCACCGCACTGAGACGAGCACCGTGTACAGCACCAAGTTTACTACTCCCGACCAGCATGGTATCTTCTCTTTCCGCGTCAACTACAAGCGGCCTTTCTTCACAAACATTGAGGAGAAGCACGAAGTGACAGTGCGTCACTTCGCTCACGACGAGTACCCCCGCAGCTGGGCCATCTCCGCTGGCTGGGTTTGGATCGCTGGTCTGTGGTCGGTGATCGGTGGATTCCTGGCGTTCGTTCTTGTTTGGCTTTACTCGGTTCCTGCCGCCGATAAGCTCAAGAAGACGCAGTAAATGTACATCCTGTCTGTGTTTGAAATCTTATAGAACACTGTGTCTGTCCTTTGCTATCGGCTCTTCAGCGAGATTCTTCCCACAACAGACTGTGtatacttttttttattcttaCCTCAAAATCTTAGAGTATGACAGAAGTTATGTCACATTTGGAAATTTTGTAAGGTTCCAAGCTCTCCACCTAAGTTTTGAATGGTCCCGATGTTAACATttgagaatggagagagCACGCCATCGTAAaattgaaacaaaaaaagatgaaCTCCAGACCATGCCAGCACGATACAGCATTCTCTCTCCCGTAGTATACAATGCAACAAGGCGGATTTGTTCCGCATCAAGTCGCGAGCAGCTCCCAAGTACCCCATGTGACAGCGTTGCTGAAGTACTCCTTTACAGTCCACGAGTCTTCTCAGGATCCATCTGGACTTCGTCACCGCTCAGCTCCTTGACAGTCGTGTATGCTGGGCGTCCAGCATACAGTTGTCCTGACGACTCTGACTTTTGCTCGTCCATTTCCTTCTTGATTGAAACGGGGTGGTTTCCGCGGAATCGCTTTCGCATGTCGACCATACCGCGTCTAGTAAGAATCTCGGTTTAGCAAATGTGTCATTCTAGCAGGTGGCCCACGATAGATCCCCTGCTCCGTCCGTCGCGAAGATGAATGATCTACTCACTTGCACTCGGCAAACCCTTTGCGCAACTGCTGACACTTCATCGGTAATTGTTCGGCAAGCGGAGATGTGAGACATTCACGCGGTGTGTGTCGCTGGACCATGATACAGTCCGACTCTTGCAGGCATTGGGCCAGCGCCTCTCCTGTGCAGTTGCGACATGTCAGTTAGCCCATCTGATCTGATGATCTTAAAGGGTTGGAACAGCCGGACAGAGGTTGCACAGCGACGGCGTTGAGCCATTCACATGGGATCTGAAAAAGTACTCACGGATATCCTGACATGAACTGGGCATGATGGTCCTCACTCGACGATACCTCCGAATGACCAGCTGGAATGCTGTCGGAGAACCGATTCTCGGGCAAAGTCAGGCGGATCATTCACGATACGCCGCTAACGCTGTTGGCCTCAGGCATAAAGTCCTGTCGGGTTATCCCCGGATGAGGTAAGCAATGCTTTCACATGCGTGTGCCTGAGCATGACGTCGAGGGCGTGGGTTTCTTTGCTACTTATCTCTTCAAGGCGCCGGCCCCAATTGTTCATCTTATGTGTTTGATACTGTCAGGAAGGGGCCGTGTATCCAACTTCACTTATTCTTATTGATCTTCTCCGTTCATTGTTCGCCATGGCGCGCGTTCCCTTCATCGGGCGACTCCTGTGGTACGTGCCCCAGCTGCGGAGCATACAGTATGTACTTTTATAGATTGGACTAACTCAGGAGGCCACAGGTTTGAGTATCTGGCGCTTTTTGCATCTCTGCTACTCGTTCTCTTCGAGACTATCATTCATTTGATCACATTCTGCCTGCGTGAGTCTACCTTGGTGTCAGAGCTTCTCACCGGCTACTAGCTGCTAATGTGAATCCAGCGTTGCCCATCATTCATTTTTGCTACGAGCAGTCCAAGGCCCTATTCAACAGATTTGTATCAACCGAGCCCCGTGGCAAACGGACCAAAGAGGAGAAATTTGCGGCCGCGATAGCCGAGGCTTCAGATTTTACCGAAATATGCTCACTTTTCGGGTATGAAGCCGAAGAGCACATCGTCCAGACTGGCGATGGGTATCTCCTTGGACTACACCGGTTAGCCTATCGAAAAGGcgaagagaaaacaaaggTCAACCAAGGAGCTGGAGGAATCAGCAAAAAGGTCGTCTATCTGCACCACGGCTTGCTCATGTGCAGTGAAGTATGGGTTGCCCTGACCGATGAGCAAAGGTGTCTGCCATTCCGGCTCGTGGAGCAGGGATATGATGTGTGGCTGGGCAACAATCGCGGTAATAAATATGCCAAGAAGTGTGTACGGTTCTCACCGGGCTCTAATGAGTTTTGGGACTTCTCGATCGATCAATTCGCCTTTCACGATATCCCCGACAGTATCGAGTACATTCTCGGAGTTACTGGCCAGCCATCTTTGTCGTACATTGGTTTTTCACAAGGCACTGCTCAGGCTTTTGCCACCTTGTCCATTCATCCATTGCTCAACCAGAAAGTCGATGTCTTTGTGGCGCTCGCACCGGCCATGGCCCCCTCGGGCTTGCGCAATCGGATCGTGGACTCACTCATGAAAGCATCGCCGAATTTCCTGTTCCTGCTCTTTGGGCGACGCAGTATCCTGTCATCAACCACCATGTGGCAAACCATTTTCTATCCACCGATCTATGTGCGGATCATTGACATGGCTCTCTCAGCCTTGTTCAATTGGAAATGCCGCAACATCAGCCGGACGCAAAAGTTAGCCGCTTATGTACATCTTTACTCTTTCACGAGCACCAAATCCGTCGTGCACTGGTTCCAAATCATTCGCAACAAGAACTTCCAATTCTACGACGACGAGACCCATACGCCTTTCAGCGTCGTCGCAAGCGAGCGATTTTACAAGCCCGTGAAATATCCCACGCGAAACATCAAGACTCCAATCGTCCTACTCTACGGAGATAGCGACAGTCTCGTCGACATCAACGTGATGCTCCAGGGTCTTCCTCGCGAGACCGTCGCCAAGGCGATTCCCAAGTACGAACATCTTGATTTCCTGTGGGCCTCGGATGTCGACCGTCAAGTATTCGGACATGTCTTTGAGGCGTTAGAAAAGTATAGTCAAGGTGCTATTGACCCGAGCGAGCCGGCTCTGCTCGAGACGCGTCAAGACGGCCGCTTTGCTATCGAATGTCGAGGCTCAAATACATCTGCACCTCGGCTTCGCTCAAAGGAGTCCATGTTCACGGGGGCGACATGATTGTCCGTTCTTCACTGTCCTCTCATTTCGAATTCtcttgttgtttttttcctccctcggCCGAGCCAGATAGATTCCTTTCCGCAAGTACATACCCGATCCATCAGACACAAACCTCTGGGCACTATTTGCTCTTTATATGAATATATTACACTACCGAAGTTGTTTTTGGTTGCACATGATGAACTCGTTCCTCTACTTATAGCCATACCGTCGACTGCAACCAATCCTTCCCAGCAAATTCGTCGCATGCCAAATAAACCGAAATCCGTTCTCCAACCTTGATGTTCAGACACATGCGAGCAGTTTTCCACCTACAAATTCAATCACCATCGACTTTACCCGCTCACCCATTCCAGTAATCTCGTATATTGTCACTGCattctaaaaaaaaatccttaTATTTCACCGTAACTCCACACATTATCATCTATGTCAAGCTCAAGCTTCGGACGATATGAGTATGGGTGTGACCAGAAGCAGTGTGTACCTCCTATCTGAACCGGGCATGCACAGGTAGACGACGGAAACTAGGTCGCTACCTAATGTTCGGTGCTGTTTGAGAAGGGGGTCTCTTTCCAGCTGAAGGGGATGGAAGAATCTTGGGTTATTGGGGTACTTGAGGACAGATAAATTCGATTGGAGGTCCAGCAGAGGTCCAGTGCCGGTGCCGCATCATATTGACTTGAGCGTCCAGTTTAAGGTTTTGCAAAGTGGACGTATGGGCACCCAACCTTAGGTAGTAATGATGGATTGATGTTCGTGTCTATTAATGATTGATTTGAAATACCCATCCGACAACTCTCATCAAGATGACCGGAATGCACCTCGAACCTAACCGGGCCCAAATTTGGTGACCTAGCCTAGAACTCATTCCATTCGTGTTTTAATAAGaattaaagaaaaaaatatcTCAAGTTCCAAAGAGTACATACTAAGAACATAAAAAGTGCATGGGGACTTGCAATGTGCCATGTGCCATCATCTAGAATATCACCCCACGCTAAAAGTGGAAAGTTGTAGGATCCACGGTGAAAAGGAGCACGCTTGGGAgagagtaggtagtaggtagggagagaagaagggggagCAGTtagacaagaaaagagaggggaaaaaagaagatgagagcGATGCCAGAAAACCCAGGCGAAGCATCCATACCAAGTTAAAAAGAAACAACCCACGCCGACCCAACCACCACTCCTGATAAAgacaagaagcaaaaggtCATGGTGAAGTAAACGCCTCTTCCCCATCAAACATTCCATTAA comes from Penicillium oxalicum strain HP7-1 chromosome I, whole genome shotgun sequence and encodes:
- a CDS encoding putative lipase; translation: MARVPFIGRLLWFEYLALFASLLLVLFETIIHLITFCLPLPIIHFCYEQSKALFNRFVSTEPRGKRTKEEKFAAAIAEASDFTEICSLFGYEAEEHIVQTGDGYLLGLHRLAYRKGEEKTKVNQGAGGISKKVVYLHHGLLMCSEVWVALTDEQRCLPFRLVEQGYDVWLGNNRGNKYAKKCVRFSPGSNEFWDFSIDQFAFHDIPDSIEYILGVTGQPSLSYIGFSQGTAQAFATLSIHPLLNQKVDVFVALAPAMAPSGLRNRIVDSLMKASPNFLFLLFGRRSILSSTTMWQTIFYPPIYVRIIDMALSALFNWKCRNISRTQKLAAYVHLYSFTSTKSVVHWFQIIRNKNFQFYDDETHTPFSVVASERFYKPVKYPTRNIKTPIVLLYGDSDSLVDINVMLQGLPRETVAKAIPKYEHLDFLWASDVDRQVFGHVFEALEKYSQGAIDPSEPALLETRQDGRFAIECRGSNTSAPRLRSKESMFTGAT
- a CDS encoding Mitochondrial protein, coding for MPSSCQDIREALAQCLQESDCIMVQRHTPRECLTSPLAEQLPMKCQQLRKGFAECKRGMVDMRKRFRGNHPVSIKKEMDEQKSESSGQLYAGRPAYTTVKELSGDEVQMDPEKTRGL